In Glandiceps talaboti chromosome 16, keGlaTala1.1, whole genome shotgun sequence, a single window of DNA contains:
- the LOC144447563 gene encoding uncharacterized protein LOC144447563, whose product MKKMWLCERARRPTFRQIIECFEQRSARPLNSSRRPSNLIRIYDELENDDQICNYYSKGTTMDQKEHDYDYEQSHRRPTVVYHLGDDGLEYSRPRDEETKESSRSGSVKKPSGVKKFFSSIKKIGSKKKYYSQSSYMSPNNKEVQHGIDMEGDRFQRSQSLSDFRRQNDTEFYDGESGARGAACLRVESCVFNEDLTFDPHKPNYVKDPSVRPKCTQSQRRLLPMERDRKFSMDRMAPLYRESSTSRGLVQLDSVKVRAEWVSRPKSSARQQGDIQEENEDYEHYEWLDTELVNEEEYEIPNVDNGRVSSVSESSFLAPESEQNLVDDDDDDDDDDDDDDVYEVTDHSNDIVTMARQCRSKYYNPIYTNLNQPPSSHTHYQSLGAVGIEQNSSEQDNKQSSSSSVTTQGQLPFENIIDSSEQDGTESGLVTVHEQLPSEQSLVIAEQDNISSSSVTANDQMSTEQISSSHHDETPLELVAAQEQATGQMDIVCVDCDKINDNSIHFEITDEGEIEYENPGQSSVGDDSN is encoded by the exons ATGAAGAAAATGTGGCTATGTGAACGAGCGAGAAGGCCAACATTTAGACAAATCATCGAATGTTTCGAACAAAG ATCTGCTCGTCCTCTCAATTCTTCAAGAAGACCTTCCAATCTGATCAGAATATATGACGAACTTGAGAATGATGACCAAATTTGCAACTATTATTCAAAGGGAACAACGATGGACCAGAAGGAGCATGATTATGACTATGAACAGAGTCACCGAAGGCCTACCGTGGTGTATCACTTAGGTGATGATGGCTTAGAGTATTCCAGACCAAGAGATGAGGAAACGAAGGAAAGTAGTAGGTCAGGTAGTGTAAAGAAGCCCAGTGGAGTGAAGAAATTTTTCTCAAGTATAAAGAAAATAGGTTCgaaaaagaaatattattcTCAAAGCAGTTATATGTCGCCAAATAATAAAGAAGTTCAACATGGGATTGATATGGAGGGCGATAGGTTTCAAAGAAGTCAGTCTCTCTCTGATTTCAGACGACAAAATGATACAGAGTTTTATGACGGCGAATCTGGTGCCAGAGGTGCAGCGTGTTTACGGGTAGAATCTTGTGTTTTCAATGAAGATCTCACCTTCGATCCCCACAAACCAAATTATGTCAAAGATCCGTCAGTACGTCCAAAATGCACCCAAAGCCAAAGACGACTGTTACCCATGGAGAGAGACAGAAAATTTAGCATGGATAGAATGGCGCCTTTATACCGTGAGTCATCTACCAGCAGAGGTCTGGTTCAGCTCGACAGTGTGAAGGTTAGGGCTGAATGGGTCTCGAGGCCGAAGAGTTCAGCCAGACAACAGGGTGATATCCAAGAGGAGAATGAGGACTACGAGCACTATGAGTGGCTAGACACTGAGCTGGTGAACGAAGAAGAGTATGAGATTCCCAATGTAGACAATGGTCGTGTAAGTTCTGTCTCGGAGAGTAGTTTTCTTGCACCTGAATCTGAACAAAATCTagtggatgatgatgatgatgatgatgatgacgacgatgatgatgacgtctATGAAGTTACAGATCACAGTAATGATATTGTGACAATGGCAAGACAATGCCGAAGCAAGTATTATAATCCAATATACACCAATCTCAACCAACCTCCCtcatcacacacacattacCAATCTTTGGGAGCAGTGGGTATAGAACAGAACAGTTCTGAGCAAGATAACaaacaatcatcatcatcatcagtcaCTACCCAAGGACAACTGCCCTTCGAGAACATCATTGATAGTTCTGAGCAAGATGGCACAGAGTCAGGGTTGGTTACTGTCCACGAACAACTGCCTTCTGAACAGAGTCTTGTCATTGCTGAGCAAGATAACATATCGAGTTCATCAGTCACTGCCAATGATCAAATGTCCACAGAACAGATCTCTAGTTCTCACCATGATGAGACCCCATTAGAACTTGTTGCTGCCCAGGAACAAGCCACAGGTCAAATGGACATTGTTTGTGTTGATTGTGACAAAATTAATGACAATTCAATACATTTTGAGATCACAGATGAAGGTGAAATCGAGTATGAAAATCCTGGACAAAGCAGTGTTGGGGATGATAGCAATTGA